The Cryptomeria japonica chromosome 9, Sugi_1.0, whole genome shotgun sequence DNA segment GGAGTGGTTTTACATTGTATAGAATTAAAGTTTTACTTTTTTTATGCTTGTTGTGAGCCCTAGGTAGGGTTTGGACATGTTTTACTAAAAATGTGATATCTTACTCAAAAATGAATTAAATGACACGAGACGAAAGGAAAATGAAAGATGTTTCACCAGAGAATCACGTCCAATCAGTTTTCCAAGAAAATAAAAAGGTTATGGTACAAAAACCTTCAGATTTTCAGATTGTTATGTAGAGAAAACTCAAAAAAGTGCAGCAATCTtccaaattttattgattttctcaCCATACAATGATCACCAACCTCTCCCATGAGGTTGAAAGGATATTTATATACCCACATAACCACACCAACCACCAAAAACCAAATCCTAACTCTCTATTATCATTAGAGACACAAAAACACTTTTTGTGTGTTATTGAAACATGACAACAttatgcaacattgacaactttgaacTTAGACAAGCATATGAcctccaaaacatcaaaataggtCCAAATGGACATAAGAACATCTTCAAATCACATATTACATAAAAAAGAACCATTTAGATACCTTGAGCACTCTTTGACAAGTTTTTACAGCTTTTGagcaatcttgagcaattttgccaatatgagtaacctatgactagacataacaaatattggtctagatgatCTTGTTAcataaaaaaatgatcaaaattgacCTTATTTACATTGAGTATCCATAAAAAAACTTGTCTTCCATATTTGACCTCATGGAGGCATGATGAGTAAGGAGGTGCTCTTGTACCATACACCCCCTATAGAAAAACTCATGTCCCATGAGGGGACTCCAACTTCGTGGTGTGAATACACACTCGATACACCTGTAAAAAATGGATAAAAACCAGAAAAAAATGGCACATTAGATCAAAAAGGATTACCAACCACCATAACACTTGGTTGATACCAAGAGTTGCTTGGAAAACCTTCATAGGTTTAAGTCTAGCCATAATGGCTTGGAAAACCTTCATAGGTTTAAGTCTATCCATGTAGGGTGATGGAAAATGCCTACATGCATTGGtgtgttcctcaaaattagtgatatcttatactccttgtgatttttctccgCATTTCTCATCTCTAtccttctactttaccatgagtatttgtataagctcatactctcgctaaagtgggggctaattgtagtgtcctaaaatttcaccccttgcaattttgactgtattttggGCCCTCGCCTTattggtctcatccccatgcttgatcaacacctgtttatgcctcccctatgcaatCAAGCTTCATTTTTCCACTTTGCACCTTGCATGGCTCTTGATCCTAGCCCAAATTATGGTAGGACCAAGTCGCCATGCCCCAATCGTCCCTAATGAGGACCCATTTTGGCCCCTaggacctatctcaaatttgagcgggaaataAATCCCCCATcttggcctatgtcaaaaaattaaatgtttgatgacATGAAGGTATATGAGGTCTCCCCCTCTTATTTTGATATACAAGCATAAGGACAATATAAATTCATGAATTCGGAATTGGATCTCAAGCGTTCAagtatcaagcattcaagcatcaatcatctagcattcctcaaggatgcatattcttcatctatccattccAGCAAtattaaatcattcatttgcaagcatgtgtgtgttagggttttgtcatgtttatgccatttcatgcaacatatgtgattacatctaagaagcaaagcatcatcatcatctatagaaAATataaaggtatacctttccatcatttatttcaagcatttgtagtatttcattcaaggttaattctaaACTGGAGTTAGACTTAGGGGAACCCGTATTCCCAaaccctttcttcttctttctatgtgcaagaagtAGGTACACAAATtcacttctagaattaagctttatttggagagatagaaaaacccttttcgatgtgcagaaagttcagaggaccgataggagggcgacTTGGTCCAAACACATGGTCCCTGCTACTTTTGGCATATTTCACAGAGCaattctgaatcatctcaaacttctcagatccaagtgcatgacGAAATCCCGAATATGTAGCTCGTTGTTTCTGCTTACATTGTCTTCAATATTAGAAgtttacttattcaacttataaaaaagggtcaaacacattccaaacacaatcaatctacttagtattcggTCGTTGTATCATTTTGGATTGGATATaatggattcatcccctctttttaatgtaaagttcTCCAAGTGAAAATCGGTTTAGTGATTTCCCCCTTCCATGTGGTGAGTTTGATAAGCCCAAATTTTTCACTTTACAATATTAAACCCTTGTACTTATAGAAAGGAATTAAAAAAGATGTCAATAGGTTTGTGGCTAGTTGTTTAGAATACCAAAGGATTAAAGTAGCATGGACTTTGTCCAAGGATTTCCCATGTCTAGGAATAAGCATAGTGCCAATTTGGTGGTGGTTGATAGACTTACCAATATAGCCCACTTCATACCAGAAAATCTAATAGATGGGGCACCAACTATTGCCTACAAGTTTGTACAAGAAATATTTGGATTGTGTGGAGTACCTGAAAAATATTATATCAGGTTTGAGATTCCAGAATCACATCGAGATTCTGACAAACTTTTTTTGCAGCCCTTGGTACTCAATTAAACATTAGCTCTACCTATCATCCAGAGATAGATGGACAAATAGAAAGGGTCAATCAGGTGGTAGAGGATCTTCTAAGAATGTACTCCATGAACCAACAATACAAGTGGGAATATTATCTTCTCTTGGTCAagtttgcttataacaactccTATCTATTGCCACTAAAGATGACACCATGTGAGGCACTATATGGAAGGAGGTGTGGAACTCCTATCAGTTGGGATAAGCTAGAAGATAGGATAACCCTCGGTCAAAAAATGCTCTTAGAAATGAAAGagcaaaaaaaattaatcaaaaaaagaTTAGCAGAAGCTAATGATTGGTAGAAAAGATATGCAAATGAAAAACAAACTTCCAGACAATTTGAAGTGGGAGAGAAAGTACTTCTATGGGtcaaaccctacaaaagtgccattAAATTTGGAAAGTCATCCAAACTTGCACCTAGATATGTAGGACCATTTTAGGTCCTTGAAATTATCAACCCAATCACTTATAGAATTGATCTACCAACAACTCTTGCCCAATTGCATGACATGTTTCCTGTTTTTTATCTTACAAAGTACATATCTGATTTCGTACATATGATCGATTGGAACTCCTTGCAAGTATAGGACATAGGGGTGGTCATGATTGAGATATTCAAGTTGCTCGATGTACGTAACTGTTACGTAATAGAGAATTAACGTAGTGCAAGTTCTAGTGGGATCTATACTTTAATGACAATGCCACCTGGGAGGACTACAATAAAATCCACCAAATATTTCCACATCTATTAAATATTTATAACAAATGAAACTTATTTTATTATGCATGGATAAACAATGTTGAACTTCATGTTTTCTTTTATGATACTTAAAATCATCGAGGATGATGATTCACAAGGGGAAGGTTATGTTACTTTCCACTTGTgccctaaatattttgatgatgttttataCACTAATACTTATCGCTTAATATTGTTGAATGGTGATTTGCAATGCACATGTTAAAGATTTGGTTCTAATCATTATGATATGAGTTATTTTTTTTAGCAATGTATGCAAATGTTAACGTTATGCTAAGATTTCAGACTAACTACATGATTTTGACCTAGTGGATGCAGGAAGGTCGTAATCCTCTGAGAAGAGAGGGTAAGTATCATCAAGAATGAGAGGTAAAAGAAGGACCTAATACCATCTCAGATGGCATTAGAACCGACTTCTTTTACTTCCCTATGAAGGGTCGGGCCTTTCCGGTTGGAAGTGGTGCGGGGGACTAGCAAGTCCGTGGTTGGGCAGAAAATTGCCCTGACAATACTTTCAACATTGTAAAGATCTTCTAAGTTCAAGATGAATTCCAAAAAGCTGTAAACACTAAACCTCTCTTATATATATACTTATGTTGTACTATGTTATGTTTAAACAATTAATGTTATGCAAATATTTACATCTTTTctagttttatttctttctttctgttTTAAAAAAAGGGGGTTATCTAGATTTGAAAAGAACTCCTCCAAATTATTACACCTCATAAGCTTGATGATAACTGAATCAATAATTTTTGGAAACTACAACATATTACCTCATAAAtgaattcaaagtttatcaaacttttataataaaagaacaaaaatgaCAGAATTTCACTTAACTAATTTCAAATTGAAATCCAAATAATATAAACATCCAATTTTCCATATGTATGAAGCACATCTGTTTCTTGACAAGATGAACTTTAGTCTTTGAAGATTGCATTTAGATTGCAGGAAATGGTTGCCAAACTCTTTCTTGGAAATGGTTGTCAAACTCTTTCTCAGTTAACAGCAACTTGAAAAAGCTAAAGTGTCAATTGCATGGACAGCTCTTCATAACTGAGAGATCTAAAAATAGACTAATGCAAACTGATTGTCAAACTAGACATAGCAATGATAGACTAAAAATAGAACTGGTAGTTATTGATTTGAAGTATGGTGGCGAAGTTGAGTTAAGGGCAGTGAGACTCAAGCATCACCTAACAACAAAATATATAAAGACCACCAGATAATATTGTTATTGTACAAGCCAAGGATCAATCTGCACCAGTCACTGCTATTGGGAAGATTGATGAATTTCAATTTTAGGACTGTGAGGAAAAGAGAGTCCCAAGATCCACCCTGGAAGAATCGTCAATCCTCTTATCAGTCTTGGATCTCTGTAATAGATTTGTGAAAATCTAGAAAATTCACACCCTGCCCAATCAACAAACTTTAGAGAAATCATTACATGTAGAAACATCAAGTTTACGCAGTTTATAAAATTTGGAAGAAATGTGATCCAAAATCTTGATACAAAAATTACCACACAATCTAATTTGAAAAATTCTCTTTCAAATCATTATATCTCATAAACTTTGAACATAACAGAAAACTACAACATTTTactttataaataaattaaatcttcatcaaattttcaaattaaaacaGTAAAAAAGACTGATCACAGAATTTCACTTCAATTGACAAAAATGAAATCAAGATAACATAACCATCCCATTTTCCATTGTATGAAAGTACATCTGTTTTGGGCCAAACAAAAAAGATAACTACTAATGTTTCTTGACAAGGAAAAGTTTATATCTTTGAAGATATTGCATTTACATTGCAGGATATGGTAACTTTAAATCTCTGAAGATGTTGCATTTACATTGCAGGAAATGGTTTTCAAACTCTGTAATGACCACACAACACACAAATTGCTTTGGACTCTGTTGACCATCCTCTTATGGCAGTGGATAATCTTGATTCCTTTTCCAAGTTTAGCAATTTATCTAGCATGATTCTACTGCGGCGTTTTGACAGAAAGACACTTATTGCACATAATGGACTATTTTTCAGAAGAAAATCTAGAAAATTCACAGCCTGCCCAATCTTTTGTGTCCCAATATGGACACGCACTATCTTCAAATTTGACAATGTCACCTCTGTTACCTCTGTCTCTGAAATCTTATAGGATATCATCTCCTGCATCAAACATAATGTGGGTTCATTCCTATACAAAGAATTTGAAACAAATAATGGGACTTTCCACAAATATATTAACACCAAAAGATAATATTGTTATTGATAGGAGCTAGATTCAGTCTCTACCAGTCACTGCTATAGAACTAGAGTCACAACTTAAGAACATACTAACCTGGAAATCTGTTATGTCTATAACAGATTTGTAAAGACATGCTTTCTACCTTTTTTTCAGCTGCAAGTCGAATCCAGTTGTTCAAATCGGCAGTCTTGGGGCCATTCAAGACGATTTGAAGGTGAAACAGAGCATCCAGGTGAAACAGAGCATTGCTAATTATTACGTTTATCTCAAAATCTTTTTGTTTCTCAAAATCTTGCCAATAAAAATTGAGAAAGGTTATTTTCTTCCATAAGAATCTCCATCTCTTCGAGAGCAAGCACAAACGTACTACATTTCTGTAGGAAAACTCTGACAGAATATGAGTTGAAAGAAACTCATCTGTTAATGCAGAAAGCCTGTCTGTTGCCATTGATGCTGTCTTATTTTCTTCGGCTGCAAAACAACTTCTGCAAATCTACGGAATGTGCAGTAACTAAACACATATTTATGATATCAAGATTCAATCTATGTCCGTTTATTGTTGTTTGTTAACCGTTGGGCGTGTCCAAGAACATTTGTAATGGGGAACATGACATATATAATAATAAGATATGAAGTCTAAGACATGAGGCAAAGCGCCGCAAATTTGATCTCCATAGGTAACAACGCCAACCAGAATCCCATTTCTATTTCTATGCGGAACAAAATATCACTGTCtagttttcttttttaattttttcttaattCTTTGTAAATCAGGGTATGGCTTCTCCACAAAATAAAACACTTTGTAAATCATTCTTTACTGGTGGtttaaatttttcaattatttcaacttttttttttttttgttgtttttctctaGGAATATTGTTTTATAGTAATCATCTCTTCTTTCATTGAATATCATACacacattttatataaatttttagaGGGGATCAacgtcttttctttttaacaaaattttattgattttatagtAATTATTTTCTCTTTCA contains these protein-coding regions:
- the LOC131858222 gene encoding uncharacterized protein LOC131858222 codes for the protein MATDRLSALTDEFLSTHILSEFSYRNVVRLCLLSKRWRFLWKKITFLNFYWQDFEKQKDFEINVIISNALFHLDALFHLQIVLNGPKTADLNNWIRLAAEKKEMISYKISETEVTEVTLSNLKIVRVHIGTQKIGQAVNFLDFLLKNSPLCAISVFLSKRRSRIMLDKLLNLEKESRLSTAIRGWSTESKAICVLCGHYRV